From Bradyrhizobium symbiodeficiens, the proteins below share one genomic window:
- a CDS encoding ABC transporter substrate-binding protein: MKTKSFLSTASLALVIAAFSAGAQAQIAVGHLEDRSGGTSDVGTPYGQAVADTFAWVNKNGGVGGKQLNVDTNDYGYQVPRAIALYKKWSAPDSKVAAIMGWGTADTEALTGFLAQDKIPDMSGSYAAALTDPEGVSGKAKPAPYNFFYGPSYSDSLRAMLIWAAEDWKAKGKSGKPKFVHMGANHPYPNAPKAAGEAMAQELGFEVLPPLVFALAPGDYSAQCLSLKSSGANYAYLGNTAASNISVMKACKTAGVEIQFMGNVWGMDENAAKTAGDAANGVIFPLRTAVSWGGDAPGMKTVMEISKMSDPTGKVYRPVHYIAAVCSALYMREALDWAAKNGGATGENVRKGFYQKKDWVPAGMEGVCNPSTWTEKDHRGTLKVDLYRTKITGATDGDLNDLMAKGAIKLEKVKTVELPRKAELLGW, translated from the coding sequence ATGAAGACCAAGTCCTTTTTGAGCACCGCGTCGCTCGCGCTTGTCATCGCAGCTTTTTCCGCGGGGGCACAGGCGCAGATCGCGGTTGGCCACCTCGAGGATCGCTCAGGCGGCACATCCGACGTCGGCACCCCCTATGGCCAAGCTGTTGCCGACACATTCGCCTGGGTCAACAAGAACGGCGGCGTCGGCGGCAAGCAGCTCAACGTCGACACCAACGACTATGGCTACCAGGTGCCGCGCGCGATTGCGCTCTACAAGAAGTGGTCGGCGCCGGACAGCAAGGTCGCCGCGATCATGGGTTGGGGCACCGCCGACACCGAGGCGCTGACCGGCTTCCTCGCCCAGGACAAGATCCCCGATATGTCCGGCTCCTATGCCGCGGCCCTCACCGATCCCGAAGGCGTCAGCGGCAAGGCCAAGCCCGCGCCCTATAATTTCTTCTACGGCCCGAGCTATTCGGACTCGCTGCGTGCGATGCTGATCTGGGCAGCCGAGGACTGGAAGGCCAAGGGCAAGTCCGGCAAGCCGAAATTCGTGCACATGGGCGCCAACCATCCTTATCCGAACGCGCCGAAGGCGGCGGGCGAAGCCATGGCGCAGGAACTCGGCTTCGAAGTGCTGCCGCCGCTCGTGTTCGCGCTCGCGCCGGGCGACTACAGCGCCCAGTGCCTGAGCCTGAAATCCTCGGGCGCCAACTACGCCTATCTCGGCAACACCGCGGCCTCCAACATCTCGGTGATGAAGGCGTGCAAGACCGCAGGCGTCGAGATCCAGTTCATGGGCAATGTCTGGGGCATGGACGAGAACGCCGCCAAGACGGCCGGAGACGCCGCCAACGGCGTGATCTTCCCGCTGCGCACCGCGGTGAGCTGGGGTGGCGATGCGCCCGGCATGAAGACGGTGATGGAAATCTCCAAGATGTCCGACCCCACCGGAAAGGTCTATCGCCCGGTTCACTACATCGCGGCCGTCTGTTCGGCGCTCTACATGAGGGAAGCGCTCGACTGGGCCGCCAAGAACGGCGGCGCCACCGGCGAAAACGTCCGCAAGGGATTCTATCAGAAGAAGGATTGGGTCCCGGCCGGGATGGAAGGCGTCTGCAATCCTTCGACCTGGACCGAAAAGGACCACCGCGGCACGCTGAAGGTCGACCTCTATCGCACCAAGATCACCGGTGCGACCGACGGCGACCTCAACGATCTCATGGCCAAGGGCGCGATCAAGCTCGAGAAGGTCAAGACCGTCGAGCTGCCGCGCAAGGCGGAATTGCTGGGCTGGTAA
- a CDS encoding acyltransferase family protein, translating to MEYRPEIDGLRAIAVLSVMLFHAGIKALPGGYLGVDIFFVISGYLITSIISTEMEQGRFTFAAFYERRARRILPALIVVVLVCTPLVFVLMLPREVLEFSKSVIAVCAFVSNVFFWSQSGYFDRIAELKPLLHTWSLGVEEQFYLIFPILLMGALKFGRKWAGVLLAAIAVASISYAQWGPQTKEATFYLIPSRLWELLMGAVLALWPVTKLRARLSNATLDTLVLVGIGLIAFGLFERGGFKYPGFRALTPVVGAWLVIAFATTRTTVGRVLGSRIPVAIGLVSYSAYLWHQPVLVFARLSGFDRPSVGVALALTAVSFVLAILTYRLVEQPARDRKWLRKPALIAACSLGIFSLAGTSIAAIATNGFEKQGLYFSGDDTRRLYQLLMRDTGGELTRDMATDGNCVFWMTQLEPAAWGRLVDCSKRFGPGTVVIGDSHAMNIYNALFRNNYGKFVVGLVNPGCRPWDNTRRECPYIGFGEFMDAHREVVGTVILHFSGSHLVLDENDQEEPGEVLKFGGKYHFNDNAITQTIGYLQAMSGMTRTIWLGPFVEPRLNFADFEGMKKVAREGYPVSPVTAGIFSALEKHLRSTVDLQRRNFDYVSFFDIINPDAMNLLSGDCLMYRDFDHLSVCGETVVGKDLKARLSRYASPER from the coding sequence GTGGAATATCGCCCCGAAATAGATGGACTTAGAGCGATCGCCGTTCTCTCGGTCATGCTCTTCCATGCGGGCATCAAGGCTCTGCCGGGCGGCTATCTCGGTGTCGACATATTCTTCGTCATCAGCGGCTATCTGATCACCTCCATCATCAGCACCGAGATGGAGCAGGGCAGGTTTACATTCGCGGCGTTCTACGAAAGGCGTGCGCGGAGAATATTGCCGGCACTCATCGTGGTCGTGCTGGTGTGTACCCCCCTCGTTTTCGTTCTCATGCTTCCGCGTGAAGTGCTTGAGTTCTCGAAGAGCGTGATCGCGGTGTGCGCGTTCGTGTCGAATGTATTTTTCTGGTCGCAGAGCGGCTACTTCGACCGGATAGCCGAACTTAAGCCGCTGTTGCATACGTGGAGCCTCGGCGTCGAAGAGCAGTTCTACCTGATCTTCCCCATTCTCCTGATGGGCGCTCTGAAGTTCGGTCGGAAGTGGGCCGGAGTGCTGCTCGCCGCGATCGCCGTCGCGAGCATCAGCTACGCTCAATGGGGACCCCAAACCAAGGAAGCCACCTTCTATTTGATTCCGAGCCGCCTCTGGGAACTGCTCATGGGCGCTGTTCTGGCCTTGTGGCCCGTCACGAAGTTGCGGGCCCGGCTGTCAAACGCAACGCTCGACACTTTGGTCCTCGTCGGCATCGGGCTTATTGCGTTCGGCCTTTTTGAGCGCGGCGGATTCAAATATCCAGGTTTTCGCGCTCTGACCCCGGTGGTCGGAGCCTGGCTCGTCATTGCGTTCGCGACCACTCGGACGACGGTCGGAAGGGTGCTCGGAAGTCGGATCCCGGTCGCAATCGGGCTCGTCAGCTACAGCGCCTATCTATGGCATCAGCCGGTGTTGGTTTTCGCCAGATTGAGCGGCTTTGATCGCCCCAGTGTCGGTGTCGCGCTTGCGCTGACGGCTGTTTCTTTCGTGCTTGCCATCTTGACCTATCGCCTGGTCGAGCAGCCGGCCAGAGATCGCAAGTGGCTGAGAAAGCCGGCGCTGATTGCGGCTTGCTCGCTCGGCATATTCTCACTCGCCGGCACCAGTATCGCTGCGATCGCCACCAACGGATTCGAAAAGCAAGGTCTCTACTTCAGTGGAGACGATACGCGTCGTCTCTACCAGTTGCTCATGCGTGACACCGGGGGCGAGCTCACGCGCGACATGGCCACGGATGGCAATTGCGTCTTCTGGATGACGCAGCTCGAACCTGCGGCCTGGGGCCGGCTCGTCGATTGCTCGAAGAGGTTTGGACCCGGGACAGTCGTTATCGGCGACTCCCACGCGATGAACATCTACAACGCACTGTTCAGGAACAACTATGGCAAGTTTGTCGTTGGGCTGGTCAACCCTGGCTGCCGCCCTTGGGACAACACGAGACGCGAATGTCCCTATATTGGATTCGGCGAATTCATGGATGCGCATCGGGAAGTTGTCGGGACGGTCATCCTGCATTTCTCCGGATCCCATCTCGTGCTCGACGAAAATGATCAGGAAGAGCCCGGCGAGGTGCTGAAATTTGGCGGCAAGTACCATTTCAACGATAACGCGATCACCCAGACGATCGGCTATCTGCAAGCCATGTCTGGGATGACCAGGACAATCTGGCTTGGTCCCTTCGTCGAACCGAGGCTCAATTTCGCCGACTTTGAAGGGATGAAGAAGGTCGCGCGAGAGGGGTATCCCGTCAGTCCCGTGACGGCGGGTATCTTTTCGGCGCTCGAGAAGCACTTGCGCAGCACCGTTGACCTGCAACGCAGGAACTTCGACTACGTGTCGTTCTTCGATATCATCAATCCCGATGCGATGAATCTGCTGAGCGGCGATTGCTTGATGTACAGGGATTTCGATCATCTCAGCGTTTGCGGCGAGACCGTCGTCGGCAAGGATTTGAAGGCGCGCCTTTCGCGATATGCCTCGCCGGAGCGGTGA
- a CDS encoding CBS domain-containing protein: protein MLERTLVTIAETETIEEAFRRLNANMLGILFAQDASGRIVGAVTDGDIRRRMLAGTTIQDRVATCINRNFVSARAGGPREQILKLLDQRVHVVPILDGEGRLVDVFSRELFNLSEESEVFARARSPVRISFSGGGTDLTHYFVENDGGAVINATIKMYAHATLRRRSDSSIRIYSHDFRSTIEADNLAELGTDGDLALIKSVVRLIKPTYGFELEVSADFPVGSGLGGSAVVTSAIIGCFNEFRGDQWDRHEIAEMAFQAERLMLNIPGGWQDQYATVFGGFNHMEFFSDQNTIVPLRLDPNIIAELEESLVLCYTGSGRDSGAIHRDQKAQHETSDAVAAAAKQKEVTRDIRRHLLRGQLLECGRLIDEAWHAKRKLSSKISSDAIDAIYDFAKQHGAVGGKLLGAGGGGYFLFFVRPFERYQLIAALEQQGHSCSRIMFEENGLRTWKSRFPARFA, encoded by the coding sequence GTGCTTGAACGTACCCTCGTCACCATCGCCGAGACCGAGACCATTGAGGAAGCCTTCCGGCGCCTGAATGCGAACATGCTCGGCATCCTGTTCGCACAGGACGCGAGCGGACGAATCGTCGGCGCAGTGACCGACGGCGACATCCGCAGGCGCATGCTCGCCGGGACCACGATCCAGGACCGGGTTGCGACCTGCATCAATCGCAACTTCGTCTCGGCCAGGGCCGGCGGCCCGCGCGAGCAGATCCTCAAATTGCTGGATCAGCGCGTGCACGTGGTGCCTATCCTCGATGGCGAAGGACGGCTGGTCGACGTGTTCAGCCGCGAGCTGTTCAACCTGTCCGAAGAGAGCGAGGTGTTCGCGCGCGCCCGCTCGCCGGTGCGGATCAGCTTCTCCGGCGGCGGCACCGACCTGACGCACTATTTCGTCGAGAATGACGGCGGCGCGGTCATCAACGCCACGATCAAGATGTACGCTCACGCGACGCTGCGGCGCCGGAGCGATTCCAGCATCCGGATCTATTCGCACGATTTCCGCAGCACGATCGAGGCCGACAATCTCGCGGAGCTTGGAACGGACGGGGACCTAGCCCTGATCAAGTCCGTCGTGCGCCTGATCAAGCCGACTTACGGGTTCGAGCTCGAGGTCTCCGCCGATTTCCCGGTCGGCTCGGGCCTCGGCGGCTCGGCGGTGGTCACATCCGCCATCATCGGCTGCTTCAACGAATTCCGCGGCGACCAGTGGGACCGCCACGAGATCGCGGAGATGGCGTTCCAGGCCGAGCGGCTGATGCTCAACATCCCCGGCGGCTGGCAGGACCAGTACGCCACCGTGTTCGGCGGCTTCAACCACATGGAGTTCTTCTCCGACCAGAACACCATCGTGCCGCTTCGCCTCGACCCCAACATCATCGCCGAGCTCGAGGAGAGCCTGGTGCTCTGCTACACCGGCTCGGGTCGCGATTCCGGCGCCATCCACCGCGACCAGAAGGCACAGCACGAGACCAGCGATGCCGTCGCCGCAGCCGCCAAGCAGAAGGAAGTGACGCGCGACATACGGCGGCATCTCCTGCGCGGACAGCTCCTGGAATGCGGCCGGCTGATCGACGAGGCCTGGCACGCCAAGCGGAAGCTGAGCTCGAAGATCTCGTCGGACGCGATCGATGCGATCTACGATTTCGCCAAACAGCACGGCGCGGTCGGCGGCAAGCTACTGGGCGCAGGTGGCGGCGGCTACTTCCTGTTCTTCGTGCGTCCGTTCGAGCGCTACCAGCTCATCGCCGCACTGGAACAGCAGGGGCACAGCTGTTCGCGCATCATGTTCGAAGAGAACGGGCTGCGAACGTGGAAGTCGCGTTTTCCCGCGCGATTTGCCTGA
- a CDS encoding ABC transporter ATP-binding protein translates to MTEIIEAPRSSPTAVAPAALLAVRNIEVVYDDVILVLRGLSLDVPKGAIVALLGANGAGKSTTLKAISGLLKTEDGEVTRGEILFEGERINGIDPDKIVRRGIFQVMEGRRIVSDMTSLENLKLGAFTRRDREVDADLDMVFTYFPRLKERTGLAGYLSGGEQQMLAIGRALMARPKMILMDEPSMGLSPLLVKEVFAIIQKINRDLGVTILLVEQNARAALSVASHGYIMEQGKVVLDGTADELRDNEDVKEFYLGGAGDQRKSFKNLKSFKRRKRWL, encoded by the coding sequence ATGACCGAAATCATCGAAGCACCACGGTCCTCCCCAACCGCCGTGGCACCTGCCGCACTCCTCGCCGTGCGCAACATCGAGGTGGTCTATGACGACGTCATCCTGGTGCTGCGCGGCCTCAGCCTCGACGTCCCCAAGGGTGCGATCGTGGCGCTGTTGGGCGCCAACGGCGCCGGCAAGTCGACGACGCTGAAGGCGATCTCGGGGCTGCTCAAGACCGAAGACGGCGAGGTCACGCGCGGGGAGATCCTGTTCGAGGGCGAGCGGATCAACGGCATCGATCCCGACAAGATCGTCCGCCGCGGCATCTTCCAGGTGATGGAGGGCCGGCGCATCGTCTCCGACATGACGTCGCTGGAGAACCTCAAGCTCGGCGCCTTCACGCGTCGGGACCGCGAGGTCGATGCCGATCTCGACATGGTCTTCACCTATTTCCCGCGCCTGAAGGAACGCACGGGTTTGGCCGGCTATCTCTCCGGCGGCGAGCAGCAGATGCTCGCGATCGGCCGCGCGCTGATGGCGCGGCCGAAGATGATCTTGATGGACGAGCCGTCGATGGGCCTTTCGCCGCTGCTGGTGAAAGAGGTGTTCGCGATCATCCAGAAGATCAACCGCGACCTCGGCGTCACCATCCTCCTGGTCGAGCAGAACGCACGCGCCGCGCTGTCGGTGGCAAGCCACGGCTACATCATGGAGCAGGGCAAGGTCGTGCTCGACGGCACCGCTGACGAGCTGCGCGACAACGAGGACGTCAAGGAATTCTACCTCGGCGGCGCCGGCGACCAGCGCAAGAGCTTCAAGAACCTCAAGAGCTTCAAGCGGCGCAAACGGTGGCTCTAA
- a CDS encoding phenylacetate--CoA ligase family protein codes for MTTHYDARETRDQAAREADLFSRLPEVLRAAMAAPAYAERLRGIDPAAVTSRAALAGLPVLRKSELPALHKASAPFGGFVAAAPGSFARLFTSPGPIFEPEGRQADPWRGARALFAAGFRPDDTVLNTFSYHLTPGGFIFDASARALGCAVIPAGPGNAEQQFELIEAYRPVGYSGTPDFLKILLDAAASSGRDVSSIKRALVSGAAFPPSLQAEIKARGIDAYQAFGTADLGLIAFETEAREGMVVNEDLILEIVRPGTGDPVASGDVGEIVVTSLDPHHPWIRLALGDLTAALPGPSKCGRTNMRIKGWMGRADQTTKVKGMFIRPEQIAEIGKRHSALGRLRLVVTRQGETDAMTLKAETAAASQALHEEIASSLRAVTKLGGAVELVSPGMLPNDGKVIADER; via the coding sequence ATGACCACCCACTACGACGCCCGCGAGACGCGCGACCAAGCCGCCCGCGAGGCCGATCTGTTCTCCCGCCTGCCGGAGGTGCTGCGAGCCGCGATGGCCGCCCCGGCCTATGCCGAGCGGCTGAGAGGTATCGATCCCGCCGCCGTGACCTCCAGGGCCGCGCTGGCGGGCCTGCCGGTCTTGCGCAAGTCGGAACTGCCCGCCTTGCACAAGGCCTCTGCGCCCTTCGGAGGCTTCGTGGCGGCGGCCCCCGGTTCATTCGCCCGCCTCTTCACCTCCCCCGGCCCGATCTTCGAACCGGAGGGACGGCAGGCTGATCCGTGGCGCGGCGCGAGGGCGTTGTTCGCGGCCGGGTTCCGGCCCGATGACACCGTCCTCAACACCTTCAGCTACCATCTCACCCCGGGCGGCTTCATCTTCGACGCCTCGGCCCGCGCGCTCGGCTGTGCCGTGATCCCGGCGGGGCCCGGCAATGCCGAACAGCAATTCGAGTTGATCGAAGCCTACCGCCCGGTTGGCTACAGCGGGACGCCGGACTTTCTGAAGATATTGCTCGATGCCGCGGCCAGTTCAGGCCGCGACGTCTCCTCGATCAAACGCGCACTGGTTTCCGGCGCGGCGTTCCCGCCCTCGCTCCAGGCTGAGATCAAGGCGCGCGGCATCGACGCCTACCAGGCCTTCGGCACCGCCGATCTCGGCCTCATCGCGTTCGAGACCGAGGCACGCGAGGGCATGGTCGTGAACGAAGACCTGATCCTGGAGATCGTCAGGCCCGGCACTGGCGATCCCGTCGCGTCGGGCGACGTCGGCGAGATCGTGGTGACGTCGCTCGATCCCCACCATCCCTGGATCCGGCTCGCCCTTGGCGACCTCACCGCAGCGCTGCCGGGTCCGAGCAAGTGCGGCCGCACCAACATGCGCATCAAGGGCTGGATGGGCCGCGCCGACCAGACCACCAAGGTCAAGGGCATGTTCATCCGCCCCGAACAGATCGCCGAGATCGGCAAACGTCATTCCGCGCTCGGAAGATTACGCCTCGTCGTCACACGGCAGGGCGAGACCGATGCGATGACACTGAAAGCGGAAACGGCGGCGGCCAGCCAGGCGCTGCACGAGGAGATCGCCAGCAGCTTGCGCGCCGTGACGAAACTCGGCGGAGCCGTCGAGCTGGTCAGCCCCGGCATGCTGCCGAACGACGGCAAGGTGATCGCGGACGAGCGGTAG
- a CDS encoding AGE family epimerase/isomerase — translation MADEGIIAAEEATDVVARLKRRMIEEALPLWSAVGWDSAGGGFIDRLHRDGAADAAAPRRVFVQARQIYCYAKAAQMGWYPEGRAIALKGLEHLLAKAKAPDGRPGYVHRLTPEGTVLDGRRDAYDHAFILFALATVYALDQDAQIRAEIDALLAFLDGHLRSPHGGVHEGLPVSLPRRQNPHMHLFEAMIACFDATHDLAFQNRAGEFFALFLANLYDKQKRILTEYFEEDWSKIEPVSVEPGHQAEWVWLLKGFERITGCPTGQRRAELLATALRYRDEATGCLIDEGDDIGNIRRGTRRLWPQTEIAKAWIAQAESGEAGAADEARAALVRLERHYLSHPVRGGWYDQFDRDGKSLIDTIPASSFYHVLCAVTEAEQVLG, via the coding sequence ATGGCGGACGAAGGAATCATTGCGGCGGAGGAGGCGACGGACGTCGTCGCGCGCCTGAAGCGCCGGATGATCGAGGAGGCGCTGCCACTGTGGTCGGCCGTCGGTTGGGATTCTGCCGGAGGGGGGTTCATCGACCGGCTGCACCGCGACGGCGCTGCGGATGCGGCTGCGCCGCGGCGCGTGTTCGTGCAGGCCCGCCAGATCTATTGCTACGCAAAGGCCGCACAAATGGGCTGGTACCCTGAGGGGCGCGCCATTGCGCTGAAGGGGCTGGAGCATCTGCTTGCCAAAGCCAAAGCGCCCGACGGCCGGCCCGGCTACGTGCACCGGCTGACGCCGGAGGGGACGGTGCTGGACGGCCGGCGCGATGCCTACGACCACGCTTTCATCCTGTTCGCGCTCGCGACCGTCTACGCGCTCGACCAGGACGCGCAAATTCGTGCCGAGATCGACGCGCTGCTGGCCTTCCTCGACGGCCATCTCCGCTCGCCTCATGGCGGCGTGCACGAAGGCCTTCCGGTTTCGCTGCCGCGCCGGCAGAACCCGCACATGCATCTGTTCGAGGCGATGATCGCGTGTTTCGACGCGACCCACGATCTGGCGTTCCAGAACCGTGCCGGCGAGTTTTTCGCGCTGTTCCTCGCCAATCTCTACGATAAGCAGAAGCGCATCCTTACGGAGTATTTCGAGGAGGACTGGTCGAAGATCGAGCCTGTCAGCGTCGAGCCGGGCCATCAGGCGGAATGGGTCTGGCTGCTGAAAGGTTTCGAACGCATCACGGGATGCCCGACGGGTCAGCGGCGTGCCGAGTTGCTTGCGACCGCGCTCCGGTATCGCGACGAGGCCACGGGCTGCCTGATCGACGAGGGGGACGACATCGGCAACATTCGCCGCGGCACGCGCCGACTTTGGCCACAGACCGAGATCGCGAAGGCTTGGATCGCGCAGGCCGAGTCCGGTGAGGCGGGCGCAGCGGACGAGGCACGTGCGGCGCTGGTGCGGCTCGAACGGCATTATCTCAGCCATCCCGTGAGGGGCGGCTGGTACGACCAGTTCGATCGCGACGGCAAGTCGCTGATCGACACCATTCCTGCGTCGTCGTTCTATCATGTTCTCTGCGCAGTCACGGAAGCGGAGCAAGTGCTGGGTTAG
- a CDS encoding carbamoyltransferase family protein, which translates to MYVIGISSGIKHGHHDGAAVLLRDGELIAAAEEERFTLAKHARGELPRGAIGFCLKQAGITMRDVDWICSPLKTYTNYTQRLTEYFKYQFGHSPKIELYDHHLCHAASSFYGSGFPEATVACFDFSGDSSSGLVAHARGNDFRVLTRFGRNNSLGLYYGMLTQYLGYQMTNDEYKVMGLSSYGSPDYLDKFAQLLRPNGINYELDPELDKRRRDAEIFTSDFSTRQERIFTERMEEILGPRRLRGAPLDQRLTNIAASGQKQLEIVATEVIRSAIAETGCGDVCIAGGVGLNCKMNMEIAAEPSVKRLYVPPVPHDAGVALGAAMMKCAEAGHAIAPLTHAYWGPDYSNDTIRETLDKIGARFELLDDPVSRCVTDLTEQKTVGWFQGRMEYGPRALGNRSILADPRHAGMKDRINLTIKYREEFRPFCPSVLYERQAEYFEDTFDAPFMVVTFPVNQKVAETMPAVVHVDNTARIQSVHADSNPLYSRLIGDFAKATSLPVLINTSLNINEQPTVNAPLEALHTYFCSGLDVLYLGNYRLSKSN; encoded by the coding sequence ATGTATGTGATCGGAATCAGCTCGGGGATCAAGCACGGGCATCACGACGGTGCGGCGGTTTTACTGCGCGACGGGGAGCTGATCGCTGCTGCCGAGGAGGAGCGCTTCACGCTGGCCAAACATGCGCGCGGCGAGCTGCCGCGCGGGGCGATCGGCTTCTGCCTGAAGCAGGCCGGTATCACCATGCGCGACGTCGACTGGATCTGCTCGCCGTTGAAGACCTACACCAACTACACGCAGCGTCTCACCGAGTATTTCAAGTATCAGTTCGGCCACAGCCCGAAGATCGAGCTCTACGACCATCACCTCTGTCATGCCGCGAGCTCGTTCTACGGCTCCGGTTTTCCGGAGGCGACAGTGGCCTGCTTCGACTTCTCGGGCGATTCCAGTTCCGGCCTCGTCGCGCATGCGCGCGGCAACGACTTCCGCGTGCTGACGCGGTTCGGACGCAACAACAGTCTCGGTCTCTATTACGGGATGCTGACGCAGTATCTCGGCTATCAGATGACCAATGACGAGTACAAGGTCATGGGCCTGTCCTCCTATGGCAGTCCGGACTATCTCGACAAGTTCGCCCAGCTGCTGCGTCCGAACGGCATCAATTACGAGCTCGATCCCGAGCTCGACAAGCGCAGGCGCGACGCCGAGATCTTCACCAGCGATTTCTCGACACGGCAGGAGCGCATCTTCACCGAGAGGATGGAGGAGATTTTGGGGCCGCGGCGGCTGCGTGGCGCGCCGCTCGACCAGCGTCTGACCAACATTGCCGCAAGCGGCCAGAAGCAGCTCGAGATCGTCGCCACCGAAGTGATCCGTTCCGCGATCGCCGAAACCGGCTGCGGTGATGTCTGCATCGCCGGCGGCGTCGGGCTGAACTGCAAGATGAACATGGAGATTGCGGCCGAGCCGTCCGTGAAGCGTCTCTACGTCCCACCGGTGCCGCATGATGCCGGCGTGGCGCTCGGCGCCGCAATGATGAAATGCGCGGAGGCGGGCCACGCCATCGCACCGCTGACCCATGCTTACTGGGGACCGGACTATTCCAACGACACGATACGGGAGACGCTCGACAAGATCGGGGCGCGGTTCGAGCTGCTCGACGATCCCGTGTCGCGCTGCGTCACCGATTTGACCGAACAGAAGACGGTGGGCTGGTTCCAGGGGCGGATGGAGTACGGTCCGCGCGCGCTCGGCAACCGCTCGATCCTGGCCGATCCCAGGCATGCCGGCATGAAGGACCGCATCAACCTCACCATCAAGTATCGCGAGGAATTCCGCCCGTTCTGTCCGTCGGTATTGTATGAACGCCAGGCCGAGTATTTCGAGGACACGTTCGACGCGCCCTTCATGGTGGTGACGTTCCCGGTCAATCAGAAGGTCGCCGAGACCATGCCTGCGGTGGTCCATGTCGACAACACCGCGCGCATCCAGAGCGTCCACGCGGACAGCAACCCGCTCTACAGTCGCCTGATCGGCGATTTCGCGAAAGCGACCTCGCTGCCGGTTCTGATCAACACCAGCCTCAACATCAACGAGCAGCCGACGGTGAACGCGCCGCTGGAGGCGTTGCACACCTATTTCTGCTCGGGGCTGGACGTGCTCTATCTCGGCAATTACCGGCTGTCGAAATCGAATTGA